A genomic segment from Bos taurus isolate L1 Dominette 01449 registration number 42190680 breed Hereford chromosome 1, ARS-UCD2.0, whole genome shotgun sequence encodes:
- the B3GNT5 gene encoding lactosylceramide 1,3-N-acetyl-beta-D-glucosaminyltransferase isoform X1 — MDVRMFVSGRRVKKWQFIQLFATCFVLSLMFFWIPIDNHIVSHMKSYSYRYLINSYNFVNDSLSLKRSEDGVPRYQYLINHEDKCQMQDVLLLLFVKTAPENYNRRSAIRKTWGNEKYVCSQLNANIKTLFVLGTPSDPLIRERLQKRLVWEDKMYNDIIQQDFADSFYNLTLKFLLQFSWANRFCPHAKFLMTADDDIFIHMPNLIEYLQSLERIGVQDFWVGRVHRGAPPVRDKRSKYYVSYEMYQWPAYPDYTAGAAYVISGDVAAKVYEASQTLNSSLYIDDVFMGLCANKIGIVPQYHVFFSGEGKTPYHPCIYEKMMTSHGHVEDLQDLWTDATDPKVKTISKGFFGQMYCRIIKIVLLCKLTYVDTYPCRAAFA; from the coding sequence aTGGACGTCAGAATGTTTGTTAGTGGCAGGAGAGTAAAAAAATGGCAGTTTATTCAGTTATTTGCCACTTGTTTTGTACTAAGCCTGATGTTCTTCTGGATACCGATCGATAATCACATCGTGAGCCATATGAAGTCCTACTCTTACAGATACCTCATAAATAGCTACAATTTTGTGAATGACAGCCTGTCTCTTAAGCGCAGCGAGGACGGGGTTCCTCGTTACCAGTACTTGATTAACCATGAGGATAAGTGTCAAATGCAAGATGTCCTGCTCTTACTGTTTGTAAAGACTGCGCCTGAAAATTACAATCGCCGTTCTGCCATTAGGAAAACGTGGGGCAACGAGAAGTATGTTTGCTCTCAACTTAACGCCAACATCAAAACTCTGTTTGTCTTAGGAACACCTTCTGACCCACTGATAAGAGAAAGACTTCAGAAAAGGctggtttgggaagataaaaTGTACAATGATATAATTCAGCAAGACTTTGCTGATTCTTTCTATAATCTTACTCTTAAATTTCTTCTCCAGTTCAGTTGGGCAAATCGCTTTTGTCCACATGCCAAATTCCTCATGACTGCTGATGATGACATATTTATTCACATGCCAAATCTTATTGAATACCTTCAAAGTTTAGAACGAATTGGTGTTCAAGACTTTTGGGTTGGTCGTGTTCACCGTGGTGCCCCTCCCGTTAGAGACAAACGCAGCAAATACTATGTTTCTTATGAAATGTACCAGTGGCCAGCTTACCCTGACTATACCGCTGGAGCCGCCTACGTGATCTCTGGTGATGTGGCTGCCAAAGTCTATGAGGCATCACAGACACTTAACTCTAGCCTTTACATAGATGATGTGTTCATGGGCCTCTGTGCCAATAAAATAGGGATAGTACCACAATACCATGTGTTTTTTTCCGGGGAAGGTAAAACCCCTTACCATCCTTGCATCTATGAAAAAATGATGACATCTCATGGGCATGTAGAAGACCTTCAGGACCTCTGGACGGATGCCACAGACccaaaagtaaaaacaatttcaaaaggTTTCTTTGGTCAGATGTACTGCAGAATAATTAAGATAGTCCTCCTTTGCAAACTGACCTATGTGGATACATATCCCTGTAGGGCTGCCTTTGCCTAA
- the B3GNT5 gene encoding lactosylceramide 1,3-N-acetyl-beta-D-glucosaminyltransferase (The RefSeq protein has 1 substitution compared to this genomic sequence) — translation MDVRMFVSGRRVKKWQFIQLFATCFVLSLMFFWIPIDNHIVSHMKSYSYRYLINSYNFVNDSLSLKRSEEGVPRYQYLINHEDKCQMQDVLLLLFVKTAPENYNRRSAIRKTWGNEKYVCSQLNANIKTLFVLGTPSDPLIRERLQKRLVWEDKMYNDIIQQDFADSFYNLTLKFLLQFSWANRFCPHAKFLMTADDDIFIHMPNLIEYLQSLERIGVQDFWVGRVHRGAPPVRDKRSKYYVSYEMYQWPAYPDYTAGAAYVISGDVAAKVYEASQTLNSSLYIDDVFMGLCANKIGIVPQYHVFFSGEGKTPYHPCIYEKMMTSHGHVEDLQDLWTDATDPKIGLT, via the coding sequence aTGGACGTCAGAATGTTTGTTAGTGGCAGGAGAGTAAAAAAATGGCAGTTTATTCAGTTATTTGCCACTTGTTTTGTACTAAGCCTGATGTTCTTCTGGATACCGATCGATAATCACATCGTGAGCCATATGAAGTCCTACTCTTACAGATACCTCATAAATAGCTACAATTTTGTGAATGACAGCCTGTCTCTTAAGCGCAGCGAGGACGGGGTTCCTCGTTACCAGTACTTGATTAACCATGAGGATAAGTGTCAAATGCAAGATGTCCTGCTCTTACTGTTTGTAAAGACTGCGCCTGAAAATTACAATCGCCGTTCTGCCATTAGGAAAACGTGGGGCAACGAGAAGTATGTTTGCTCTCAACTTAACGCCAACATCAAAACTCTGTTTGTCTTAGGAACACCTTCTGACCCACTGATAAGAGAAAGACTTCAGAAAAGGctggtttgggaagataaaaTGTACAATGATATAATTCAGCAAGACTTTGCTGATTCTTTCTATAATCTTACTCTTAAATTTCTTCTCCAGTTCAGTTGGGCAAATCGCTTTTGTCCACATGCCAAATTCCTCATGACTGCTGATGATGACATATTTATTCACATGCCAAATCTTATTGAATACCTTCAAAGTTTAGAACGAATTGGTGTTCAAGACTTTTGGGTTGGTCGTGTTCACCGTGGTGCCCCTCCCGTTAGAGACAAACGCAGCAAATACTATGTTTCTTATGAAATGTACCAGTGGCCAGCTTACCCTGACTATACCGCTGGAGCCGCCTACGTGATCTCTGGTGATGTGGCTGCCAAAGTCTATGAGGCATCACAGACACTTAACTCTAGCCTTTACATAGATGATGTGTTCATGGGCCTCTGTGCCAATAAAATAGGGATAGTACCACAATACCATGTGTTTTTTTCCGGGGAAGGTAAAACCCCTTACCATCCTTGCATCTATGAAAAAATGATGACATCTCATGGGCATGTAGAAGACCTTCAGGACCTCTGGACGGATGCCACAGACccaaaa